A stretch of the Teretinema zuelzerae genome encodes the following:
- a CDS encoding sigma-70 family RNA polymerase sigma factor: protein MINTTVSRVGFDDNILSTYLKDINSIPLLTREQEYEYAMKAVAGDKEAKDKLVKANLRFVVNVAKKYQNQGLPLMDLISEGNIGLMNAVERFDATKGYHFISYAVWWIRQAILKAVCEKSRMIRLPLNRANELVQIDKARKVLENARTEESEIAEIAGLLNMTDEHVRDIVNISRDMISLDAPVFSDRDSSSLGDFLEDEIYEQPEQLAIDNSLRSDIDAVLETLTEKEAEVIRFRFGLNGYKPMSLKEIGDLFNLTKERIRQIEKKAIRRLQHPSRMGRLEAYVA, encoded by the coding sequence ATGATAAATACTACTGTAAGCCGCGTTGGATTCGATGACAATATTCTTTCCACGTACCTGAAAGATATAAACTCGATACCCCTGCTGACCCGCGAACAGGAATATGAATACGCAATGAAGGCCGTCGCCGGAGACAAGGAAGCGAAGGACAAACTGGTAAAAGCTAATCTTCGCTTTGTGGTTAACGTAGCAAAGAAATATCAAAATCAGGGTTTGCCTTTGATGGATCTCATCAGCGAAGGAAACATCGGATTGATGAATGCCGTCGAGCGTTTCGACGCTACAAAGGGCTACCACTTTATATCCTATGCGGTGTGGTGGATCAGACAGGCCATACTCAAGGCCGTTTGCGAAAAATCCAGAATGATCCGGCTTCCCTTGAACAGGGCAAACGAGTTGGTTCAAATCGATAAGGCCAGAAAGGTTCTCGAGAACGCCCGCACTGAGGAATCCGAAATAGCCGAAATAGCAGGGCTTTTGAATATGACCGACGAACATGTACGGGACATTGTAAATATTTCCCGCGACATGATATCTCTTGACGCTCCGGTTTTCAGCGATAGAGATTCGAGCAGCCTGGGAGATTTTCTGGAAGACGAGATCTATGAACAGCCCGAACAATTAGCGATTGACAACAGCCTGAGAAGCGATATAGACGCTGTTTTGGAAACCTTAACGGAGAAAGAAGCCGAAGTAATCAGATTCCGGTTCGGACTGAACGGATATAAGCCCATGTCTCTGAAAGAGATAGGCGATCTTTTCAATCTGACGAAGGAACGGATCAGACAAATCGAAAAGAAAGCGATACGCCGGCTTCAGCATCCTTCAAGGATGGGACGCCTGGAAGCATACGTGGCGTAA
- a CDS encoding DUF1846 domain-containing protein: MGQTVGFDNEKYISEQASYIRDRMRNFDGRLYIEFGGKLLADLHASRVLPGYDPNVKARLLKELQSDAEIIVCIHAGAIEERKMRADYGITYDTEAMRLIDDLGEWGLTVSSVVITRWQGEPAAKAFMTKLQNRGIHVYTHKPTRGYPTDIDMIVSDEGYGVNPRIEVTKPLVVVTGPGPGSGKMATCLSQIYHDTRLGQRALYAKFETFPIWSLPLKHPVNIAYEAATLDLHDANLIDPFHLEATGETAVNYNRDVESFPILRAILARIRGGENVYRSPTEMGVNRAGFAIVNDEVCREAAKQEVVRRYLRCVSEYAVGVADKAQFEKADLLMKELSLTPEYRKVVPEARKAAENALKAAESGLNDERKNLAVFCGAAIELPSGEIITGKNSTLLHAATAAILNATKYLAGVPDDIPLLSPLVIESIAKLKREVLHRKNASLDVDEMLIALSIGSALTPMVQVCVDTLPSLRGCKMHLTHVPTPGDEAGLRKLGINLTADTLFASKRLFEE; this comes from the coding sequence ATGGGGCAGACAGTGGGTTTTGACAACGAAAAATACATATCGGAACAGGCATCCTATATTCGCGATCGGATGAGAAATTTCGACGGACGCCTCTATATCGAATTCGGAGGAAAACTTCTCGCCGATTTGCACGCCTCGCGCGTCTTGCCCGGCTATGACCCGAACGTCAAGGCCCGCCTCCTGAAAGAACTTCAGAGCGACGCCGAGATCATCGTCTGCATCCACGCCGGCGCGATCGAAGAACGAAAGATGCGCGCGGATTACGGGATCACCTACGACACCGAGGCAATGCGCCTTATAGACGACCTCGGTGAATGGGGACTGACGGTATCCTCGGTCGTCATAACGCGCTGGCAGGGCGAGCCGGCCGCCAAAGCGTTCATGACCAAACTGCAAAACCGGGGCATCCACGTGTATACGCACAAACCGACCAGGGGATATCCCACTGATATCGACATGATCGTCTCGGACGAAGGCTACGGAGTCAACCCTCGCATAGAGGTAACCAAGCCGCTCGTCGTTGTCACGGGCCCCGGTCCGGGATCGGGCAAGATGGCGACCTGCCTCTCGCAGATCTACCACGACACCCGCCTGGGCCAGCGCGCCCTCTACGCTAAATTCGAGACTTTCCCGATATGGAGCCTTCCGCTCAAGCATCCGGTGAACATCGCCTACGAGGCCGCCACGCTCGACCTCCACGACGCGAACCTTATCGACCCCTTCCACCTCGAGGCCACCGGCGAAACCGCCGTTAACTACAACCGCGACGTCGAGTCCTTCCCGATCCTCCGCGCCATTCTCGCGCGGATCCGCGGCGGCGAGAACGTGTACCGCTCCCCGACAGAGATGGGCGTTAATCGAGCCGGCTTTGCGATCGTCAACGACGAGGTATGCCGTGAAGCCGCCAAGCAGGAGGTCGTTCGCCGCTATCTCCGCTGCGTCAGCGAGTACGCGGTCGGCGTCGCCGACAAGGCCCAGTTCGAGAAAGCCGACTTACTGATGAAAGAACTCTCGCTCACGCCGGAATACCGCAAGGTAGTGCCGGAGGCGCGGAAGGCCGCTGAAAACGCCCTTAAAGCGGCGGAGAGCGGACTGAACGACGAGAGGAAAAACCTGGCCGTATTCTGCGGCGCGGCAATCGAACTGCCGTCCGGAGAAATCATTACCGGTAAAAACTCCACCTTGCTTCACGCGGCCACGGCTGCGATCCTGAACGCGACTAAGTACCTCGCGGGGGTCCCGGACGACATTCCCCTGCTCTCGCCGCTCGTCATCGAGTCGATCGCCAAACTGAAGAGGGAGGTTCTTCACCGGAAGAACGCCAGCCTCGACGTCGACGAGATGCTCATCGCGCTGTCCATCGGCTCGGCCCTCACGCCGATGGTCCAGGTATGCGTTGACACGCTCCCCAGCCTCCGCGGATGCAAGATGCACCTCACCCATGTTCCCACGCCGGGAGACGAAGCCGGTTTGCGGAAGCTCGGGATAAATCTGACCGCGGACACGCTGTTCGCGTCAAAGAGACTTTTCGAAGAATAA
- the nusB gene encoding transcription antitermination factor NusB, whose product MAGRRKGRILAFQALFAWEANKMSLSELLEFNWLEEDRMDKFGEDGIAFPRLIIAGTIEHLKEIDALINDNLTNWDFDRLNRVDLAILRMSVYSLLFQRDLHPSIVIDEAIDISKEFGSDDSFRFINAVLDSIRKKIPENQVK is encoded by the coding sequence ATGGCAGGAAGAAGAAAGGGTCGCATTCTGGCTTTCCAGGCTCTGTTCGCCTGGGAAGCTAATAAAATGAGCTTATCGGAGCTTCTCGAGTTCAATTGGCTTGAAGAAGATAGAATGGATAAATTCGGCGAAGACGGAATTGCTTTTCCCCGTCTGATTATTGCCGGAACAATCGAACACTTGAAGGAAATCGACGCGCTTATCAATGATAATCTGACGAATTGGGATTTCGACCGCTTGAACAGGGTCGATCTTGCGATTCTCCGGATGAGCGTCTATTCTCTGCTGTTTCAACGAGACCTGCATCCTTCCATCGTCATCGATGAAGCGATAGACATATCGAAGGAATTCGGTTCCGACGATTCGTTCAGATTCATCAACGCGGTGCTGGACAGCATCAGAAAAAAAATTCCCGAGAATCAGGTGAAGTGA
- a CDS encoding P-II family nitrogen regulator, producing MKKLEIIIRPEKLEVVKNILNDSGASGMMVTNIMGFGNQKGVTHIYRGTEYTVNLLPKLKVETVVADDKKQKIVDELCKLVASGNHGDGKVFVSDVEDAVRIRTGESGNAAL from the coding sequence ATGAAAAAACTGGAAATCATCATTCGCCCGGAGAAGCTAGAGGTTGTGAAGAATATTCTCAACGATTCCGGAGCGTCGGGCATGATGGTGACGAACATCATGGGTTTCGGAAACCAGAAAGGTGTGACTCACATCTATCGCGGTACCGAATACACGGTAAACCTTCTGCCGAAACTCAAGGTCGAGACGGTAGTAGCGGACGATAAAAAGCAAAAGATCGTCGACGAATTGTGCAAGCTTGTCGCCTCCGGCAATCACGGAGACGGTAAAGTGTTCGTCTCGGACGTCGAGGACGCGGTTCGAATCAGAACCGGGGAAAGCGGAAACGCCGCCCTTTAA
- a CDS encoding ammonium transporter produces MELADLVKSIDMLWVLIAAVLVFAMQLGFALVECGFTRSKNAANIIMKNLMDFAIGSLAYYVIGFGLMFGATAYGLLGITGFFRPETMGLGIYDALTPWVFIFFQTVFAATAATIVSGAMAERTQFRAYVIYSFIISLVIYPISGHWAWGGGWLSALGFVDFAGSTVVHSVGGWAALVGAAVLGPRIGKYSASGKPTAIPGHNLPLGAAGVFLLWIGWFGFNPGSTVAVNDRIGYIAMTTNLAAATAAVVTMFLTWFRYGKPDVSMTLNGVLAGLVAITAGCNNVSIYGSIAIGLVAGVLIVFGVEFFDKVVKIDDPVGATSVHLLNGVWGTLAVGLFAVEGGLFYGGGLGLLGVQALGVLAYGAWTVGTTFVLFTILKKTVGLRVPADEEKIGLDIVEHGSTAYPEWGSTHEIRTGITQ; encoded by the coding sequence ATGGAATTAGCTGATCTTGTAAAATCGATAGATATGCTTTGGGTGCTCATCGCGGCGGTTCTCGTATTCGCCATGCAGCTGGGGTTCGCCCTCGTGGAATGCGGCTTTACCCGTTCGAAAAACGCAGCGAACATCATCATGAAAAACCTGATGGACTTCGCGATCGGCTCTCTGGCGTATTATGTGATCGGTTTCGGACTGATGTTCGGCGCGACGGCTTACGGCCTCCTCGGCATTACCGGTTTTTTCCGGCCTGAAACCATGGGGCTCGGGATTTACGACGCGTTGACGCCCTGGGTGTTCATATTCTTCCAGACGGTGTTCGCCGCTACGGCAGCGACCATCGTGTCGGGAGCCATGGCCGAGCGGACTCAGTTCCGGGCTTATGTAATATACAGCTTCATAATAAGTCTGGTGATTTATCCGATCAGCGGCCACTGGGCATGGGGCGGCGGATGGTTGAGCGCTCTCGGCTTCGTCGATTTCGCCGGTTCGACCGTCGTTCACTCGGTCGGCGGCTGGGCGGCTCTCGTCGGAGCGGCGGTGCTCGGTCCCCGCATCGGTAAATACAGCGCGAGCGGAAAGCCTACGGCCATTCCCGGCCACAACCTTCCCCTCGGAGCGGCCGGCGTGTTCCTTCTGTGGATAGGCTGGTTCGGCTTCAACCCCGGTTCCACCGTGGCCGTCAACGACCGCATCGGTTACATCGCGATGACGACCAATCTCGCAGCGGCGACAGCGGCGGTAGTTACGATGTTCCTTACCTGGTTCCGCTACGGAAAACCGGACGTATCGATGACCTTGAACGGCGTTCTTGCGGGTCTGGTAGCGATCACCGCGGGCTGCAACAACGTTTCTATATACGGTTCGATCGCCATCGGCCTGGTAGCCGGCGTTCTGATCGTATTCGGCGTAGAGTTCTTCGATAAGGTGGTTAAGATCGACGATCCGGTCGGCGCGACTTCCGTGCACCTTTTGAACGGAGTGTGGGGAACGCTCGCTGTTGGTCTATTCGCCGTCGAAGGCGGATTGTTCTACGGCGGCGGACTCGGCCTTCTCGGCGTGCAGGCTCTCGGAGTCCTCGCATACGGAGCCTGGACTGTTGGAACCACCTTCGTGCTCTTTACGATTCTGAAAAAGACCGTCGGCCTTCGGGTTCCAGCGGACGAGGAAAAAATCGGGCTTGATATCGTCGAGCACGGTTCGACCGCGTATCCCGAATGGGGTTCGACGCATGAGATTCGCACGGGCATTACCCAGTAA
- a CDS encoding ANTAR domain-containing response regulator — MKSVVLAFSNPILTNWVSTVLTRSGYHIENVCKTGSDLIRVSEFCTSPVAVCGFQFPDMTAENLFTLLEGRLALVTVVLSHQRDILNRDDMLLVPYPMSAADLIGAIEVMERSAAFRAVSSRQDSAGKSAFQPKERPAEEKLIILKAKEMLMEANAMTESQAHRFLQKTSMDRGLRLIDAATMVIAGTLAV; from the coding sequence ATGAAGAGTGTAGTATTAGCGTTTTCCAATCCGATTCTGACAAACTGGGTTTCGACGGTTTTAACCCGGTCCGGGTACCATATCGAGAACGTCTGCAAGACCGGCAGCGATCTTATCCGCGTGTCCGAATTCTGCACGAGTCCGGTGGCTGTGTGCGGCTTTCAGTTTCCCGATATGACCGCGGAAAACCTGTTTACTCTGCTGGAAGGTCGGCTTGCCCTGGTGACCGTAGTGTTGTCCCATCAGAGGGACATCCTGAACCGGGACGATATGCTTCTGGTTCCTTATCCTATGAGCGCCGCCGATCTGATCGGAGCGATCGAGGTGATGGAGCGCTCGGCTGCGTTTCGCGCGGTAAGTTCGCGGCAGGACAGCGCGGGAAAAAGCGCTTTCCAACCGAAGGAACGGCCCGCTGAAGAGAAGTTGATTATTCTAAAGGCGAAGGAAATGCTGATGGAGGCGAATGCGATGACTGAATCGCAGGCGCATCGGTTCCTTCAAAAAACGAGCATGGATCGCGGCCTGCGTCTCATCGACGCCGCAACCATGGTGATCGCCGGAACGCTCGCGGTCTAA
- a CDS encoding co-chaperone GroES, translating to MKIKPLADRVLVKTEKLEAKTASGIIIPDTAQEKTQTAVVVAVGDDSEKIKVSAGQKVMYDKYAGTAVKIDGEDHLILKAADIIAVIEA from the coding sequence ATGAAAATCAAGCCATTGGCAGACCGTGTTCTGGTCAAAACCGAAAAACTCGAAGCAAAGACAGCTAGCGGTATAATCATTCCGGATACAGCACAGGAAAAGACCCAGACAGCAGTCGTAGTAGCCGTAGGCGACGATTCTGAAAAGATCAAAGTATCAGCCGGCCAGAAGGTTATGTACGATAAGTATGCCGGTACAGCGGTAAAAATCGATGGAGAGGACCACCTCATCCTCAAAGCGGCAGATATTATCGCCGTTATCGAAGCCTGA
- a CDS encoding MOSP complex formation periplasmic protein, TDE1658 family codes for MKRLFLYAAFVFCVSGAVFAQSDLQPIANVKLQKTEPITVKQLKSRVEALQKELGRVMTVEERKQVLDTLINERLVVQAAEKDGLKITDSEVNQNFIQMISQQFGKNVTESEFAQLIKEKTGLSLDEYMKAQNGMSLVEYKSFLKSQLLAQRYVLMKRQDQLRNLPGPSDTEIRKYYELYKQNFVQPDMVKIFLVVVPKADSSPASREKLTEMHRQLAAKPAAAAELKIRAQGENSGFQAGDLYINKNATAAQNLGISMDALLKIFDMGVNQVSDITETDTDFQCFIVQEKFPVKILDLSDVVRPGTTVTVYEYIKNNMLAQSQNAAVNEALVQVINDLRQPDNFQILKSGSDLDKTLSW; via the coding sequence ATGAAGCGCCTATTTTTATATGCCGCGTTTGTTTTTTGCGTTAGCGGAGCAGTTTTTGCGCAATCGGATTTGCAGCCGATCGCAAACGTCAAACTGCAGAAAACCGAACCGATCACCGTTAAGCAGTTGAAAAGCCGGGTCGAGGCGCTCCAGAAAGAACTGGGCCGAGTCATGACAGTAGAAGAGCGGAAACAGGTGCTCGACACGCTGATAAACGAGCGTCTGGTTGTTCAGGCCGCCGAAAAAGACGGTTTGAAAATAACCGACTCGGAAGTGAACCAGAACTTCATTCAAATGATCTCTCAGCAATTCGGAAAAAACGTAACTGAATCCGAATTCGCGCAGTTGATCAAGGAAAAAACCGGACTGTCCCTCGATGAATACATGAAGGCCCAGAACGGAATGAGTCTGGTCGAATATAAAAGCTTCCTGAAGAGCCAGCTTCTGGCCCAGCGCTATGTTCTTATGAAGCGGCAGGATCAGCTCAGAAATCTTCCCGGACCTTCAGATACGGAAATACGAAAGTATTACGAATTGTATAAACAAAATTTCGTTCAGCCGGATATGGTGAAGATTTTTCTGGTAGTAGTGCCGAAAGCGGATTCGTCTCCCGCTTCCCGCGAGAAACTCACAGAAATGCACCGTCAGCTCGCCGCGAAGCCCGCGGCCGCCGCCGAGTTGAAGATTCGCGCGCAGGGAGAGAACTCCGGCTTCCAGGCCGGCGATCTGTATATAAACAAGAACGCGACCGCCGCTCAGAATCTCGGTATTTCCATGGATGCCCTGCTAAAGATTTTCGACATGGGCGTGAATCAGGTGTCGGACATTACCGAGACAGATACCGATTTCCAGTGTTTTATCGTTCAAGAAAAGTTCCCCGTGAAAATTCTCGATTTATCAGATGTGGTGAGGCCGGGGACTACGGTCACGGTGTACGAATACATCAAGAATAATATGCTCGCGCAGTCTCAGAACGCGGCAGTCAATGAAGCTTTGGTTCAAGTGATCAACGATCTTCGTCAACCCGATAATTTCCAGATTCTGAAGAGCGGTTCGGATTTGGATAAAACCCTTTCCTGGTAA
- a CDS encoding alanine--tRNA ligase, whose protein sequence is MTANELRSKYIEFFKSKGHAEISGKSLIPENDPTVLFTTAGMHPLVPYLMGEPHPAGKRLTDYQKCIRTGDIDSVGDSSHLTCFEMLGNWSLGDYFKEDAIKFSFEFLTDPKWLGIPVDKLSVTVFAGDSDVPRDEQSAGIWNSLGIPRERIHFLPREDNWWGPAGETGPCGPDTEMFIDTGKDSCGPECRPGCRCGKYIEIWNDVFMQYSKQKDGSYVKLERTCVDTGMGIERTVAMLSGKKSVYETEIFIPFIRAVESLTGKKYGSDESVDVSIRIICDHARAATFILGDPKGVSPSNVGAGYVLRRLIRRAVRHGRKLGVEGTFLGGIARVAIDMYKGPYPELGQKEAVILEELLAEEEKFLVTLQKGEAEFEKMVPNLLKNPQKIMSGRLAFKLYDTYGFPIELTEELAAENGLSVNREEFDEAFKKHQELSRAGSEQVFKGGLADHSDETTAYHTATHLLQKALKMVLGDHVAQRGSNITAERMRFDFSHPEPMTPEQIAQVEKIVNEQISADLSVTMEMMPLEKARSDGAMALFGEKYEDTVKVYSIGNFSKEVCGGPHVERTGAMGTFKIQKEQSSSSGVRRIRAVLIK, encoded by the coding sequence ATGACCGCTAACGAATTACGTTCTAAATACATCGAGTTTTTTAAAAGCAAGGGCCATGCGGAGATATCGGGAAAGTCGCTTATTCCTGAAAATGATCCTACCGTATTATTTACTACCGCCGGAATGCATCCGCTTGTTCCCTATCTCATGGGAGAGCCTCATCCTGCCGGAAAACGACTAACCGACTATCAAAAATGCATCAGAACTGGAGACATCGATTCTGTCGGCGATTCAAGCCATCTGACCTGCTTCGAGATGCTGGGCAACTGGTCGCTCGGGGATTATTTCAAGGAAGATGCGATCAAATTCAGTTTTGAATTTCTCACCGATCCCAAATGGCTGGGAATCCCGGTAGATAAGCTTTCTGTAACCGTCTTCGCCGGCGATTCGGATGTTCCCCGCGACGAACAGTCGGCGGGAATCTGGAATAGCCTCGGCATTCCCCGGGAACGTATTCATTTTCTCCCCCGCGAGGATAACTGGTGGGGTCCTGCCGGAGAAACCGGACCCTGCGGACCGGATACCGAAATGTTCATCGATACCGGCAAGGATTCGTGCGGACCGGAGTGCAGGCCCGGTTGCAGATGCGGTAAATACATTGAAATCTGGAATGATGTGTTTATGCAGTACAGCAAGCAGAAAGACGGCTCCTACGTCAAGCTTGAAAGAACCTGCGTCGATACCGGAATGGGAATCGAGCGGACCGTCGCCATGCTTTCCGGAAAGAAATCCGTGTATGAAACTGAAATCTTTATTCCCTTCATTCGCGCGGTCGAGTCCCTGACCGGCAAAAAATACGGCTCGGACGAATCCGTCGACGTTTCAATCCGGATCATCTGCGATCATGCGCGGGCCGCTACCTTTATTCTGGGCGACCCGAAAGGCGTGTCTCCGTCCAATGTGGGCGCCGGCTACGTGCTTCGGCGCCTCATCAGGCGAGCTGTCCGCCACGGCAGAAAGCTCGGCGTGGAGGGCACCTTCCTGGGAGGGATCGCTCGCGTCGCCATTGATATGTATAAGGGCCCGTACCCCGAGCTTGGACAAAAAGAAGCCGTCATTCTCGAGGAACTCCTCGCTGAAGAGGAAAAATTCCTCGTAACGCTTCAGAAGGGCGAAGCGGAATTCGAGAAGATGGTTCCGAATCTGCTCAAAAATCCCCAGAAAATCATGTCGGGACGGCTTGCGTTTAAATTGTACGACACTTACGGCTTCCCTATCGAACTCACCGAGGAATTAGCCGCTGAAAACGGTCTGTCTGTTAATCGGGAAGAATTCGACGAAGCGTTCAAAAAGCATCAGGAACTTTCCCGAGCTGGCAGCGAACAGGTTTTCAAGGGCGGATTGGCCGATCATTCCGATGAAACCACCGCGTATCATACCGCGACGCACCTACTTCAAAAAGCTCTGAAGATGGTTCTCGGCGATCACGTCGCCCAACGCGGCTCGAACATAACCGCGGAACGCATGAGGTTCGACTTCTCCCATCCTGAACCGATGACACCCGAGCAGATCGCTCAGGTCGAGAAAATCGTCAATGAACAGATTTCAGCCGATCTCAGCGTAACCATGGAAATGATGCCCCTCGAGAAGGCACGTTCCGATGGAGCTATGGCGCTCTTCGGCGAGAAATACGAGGACACGGTCAAGGTCTACTCGATCGGGAACTTTTCCAAGGAAGTCTGCGGCGGCCCTCATGTGGAACGAACCGGCGCCATGGGAACGTTCAAGATCCAGAAGGAGCAGTCGTCTTCTTCCGGAGTTCGCCGCATTCGAGCCGTGCTAATAAAGTGA
- a CDS encoding HAD family hydrolase, protein MIQAAIFDMDGLLFDTERLCTDAWKTVSSERGFSMPDSLFRSCVGLNNRDTRTKVLSTMGGDFPYEEFADQTRTWMRVRMDENGPPEKPGIRALFGYLRDAGVPIGLATSTSEPSARWMIEKAGLESWFSAFAFGSEVATGKPAPDIFLLARDRLGVSDSSACVVFEDSPAGLRAAHAAGMRPVHVPDMVEVSPEIQKLVWKTISSLEEAAHDSFFRY, encoded by the coding sequence ATGATACAGGCCGCTATTTTCGATATGGACGGATTGCTTTTCGACACCGAGAGACTGTGCACCGATGCGTGGAAAACCGTATCGTCGGAAAGGGGCTTTTCCATGCCCGATAGTTTGTTCCGTTCATGCGTGGGTTTGAATAATCGAGACACCCGGACAAAGGTTCTGTCTACTATGGGCGGCGATTTTCCCTATGAGGAGTTCGCCGATCAGACTAGAACATGGATGAGAGTCCGGATGGATGAGAATGGCCCTCCCGAGAAACCCGGCATACGCGCCTTATTCGGCTACCTGCGCGATGCAGGAGTGCCGATCGGCCTTGCGACATCGACGAGCGAGCCTTCCGCTCGCTGGATGATAGAGAAGGCCGGTCTCGAGTCCTGGTTTTCCGCTTTTGCATTCGGCAGCGAGGTCGCGACCGGTAAACCCGCCCCTGACATTTTCCTTCTTGCCCGCGACCGTCTGGGCGTATCCGATTCATCGGCATGCGTAGTGTTTGAGGATTCTCCTGCCGGCCTTCGGGCTGCCCATGCCGCGGGAATGCGTCCCGTGCATGTGCCCGATATGGTTGAAGTCTCCCCTGAAATACAGAAACTCGTCTGGAAAACAATTTCTTCGCTTGAGGAGGCTGCGCACGATTCATTTTTTAGGTACTGA
- a CDS encoding CTP synthase, whose translation MKAKFIFITGGVVSSLGKGITAASIGLLLKSRGVKVVNQKFDPYLNIDPGTMNPYQHGEVFVTVDGGETDLDLGHYERFTDVPLHRFNNTTAGKVYLSILDRERSGGYQGNTVQVIPHVTDEIKSRILKTGEETGADVVITEVGGTVGDIESLPFIEAIRQIKYTVGKDNCIFIHLGLLPYLKECGELKTKPMQHSVKELLGFGIQPDIIMCRSEKPLTKSIREKLGLFCNVGQNAIIENLSAKSIYEVPLMLENEGLGKTLCSLLDLPNSEPDLADWKEMVRRYYHPEKEITIALVGKYVELHDAYLSVAEALTAGGIHHSARVKIDWIDSERITDLDKAEELLGKAAGIIVPGGFGDRGTAGMMVAARYARENKVPYFGICLGMQIAVIEFARNVLSLADANSSEFNQQTPHPVIDLMPDQQGVKLGGTLRLGEFRCVLAEGSKAEKAYRLHDIVERHRHRYEFNNLYRDSFEQSEMALTGRNPERNLVEIVELPAHPWFVGVQFHPEFASRPNKPHPLFRDFVGAAVEKSAKAKA comes from the coding sequence ATGAAAGCAAAATTTATTTTTATCACAGGCGGCGTTGTTTCGTCTTTGGGGAAAGGAATCACGGCCGCGTCCATAGGCCTTCTGCTCAAGAGCCGGGGCGTGAAGGTCGTCAACCAGAAATTCGACCCCTATCTCAACATCGATCCGGGCACAATGAATCCCTACCAGCACGGAGAGGTTTTCGTCACGGTCGACGGCGGAGAAACCGACCTCGATCTTGGCCATTACGAACGTTTTACCGATGTTCCTCTTCACCGTTTCAACAACACCACCGCGGGCAAGGTCTATCTTTCCATTCTGGACCGGGAACGGTCCGGCGGATACCAGGGAAATACCGTTCAGGTCATACCCCACGTAACCGACGAAATCAAGTCCAGGATTTTGAAGACCGGCGAGGAAACAGGAGCCGACGTGGTTATCACGGAAGTCGGCGGAACCGTCGGAGACATCGAATCGCTCCCTTTTATCGAAGCTATCCGCCAGATCAAGTATACGGTAGGCAAGGATAACTGCATTTTCATCCACCTCGGCCTGCTGCCCTATCTGAAGGAATGCGGCGAGCTCAAGACAAAGCCGATGCAGCACAGCGTGAAAGAGCTTCTCGGCTTCGGCATCCAGCCCGACATCATCATGTGTCGCAGCGAAAAACCCCTCACGAAATCGATCAGGGAAAAACTCGGCCTTTTCTGCAACGTGGGACAGAACGCGATCATCGAAAATCTGAGCGCGAAATCCATATATGAAGTTCCCCTGATGCTCGAAAACGAGGGACTCGGGAAAACGCTCTGTTCACTGCTCGACCTTCCGAACAGCGAACCGGATCTCGCGGACTGGAAGGAAATGGTCCGCCGCTATTATCACCCCGAAAAGGAAATAACTATCGCATTGGTAGGCAAGTACGTAGAACTTCACGACGCGTACTTGAGCGTAGCGGAAGCCCTTACGGCAGGCGGAATACACCACTCCGCGCGCGTCAAGATCGATTGGATCGATTCTGAACGGATTACCGATCTCGATAAGGCCGAAGAACTTTTGGGCAAGGCCGCGGGAATCATCGTGCCCGGCGGTTTCGGAGACCGGGGCACCGCGGGAATGATGGTCGCGGCCCGCTACGCGCGGGAGAACAAGGTGCCGTATTTCGGAATCTGCCTCGGCATGCAGATCGCCGTAATCGAGTTCGCCCGCAACGTGCTTTCCCTCGCGGACGCGAACTCATCGGAATTTAATCAGCAGACGCCTCATCCGGTGATCGACCTGATGCCGGATCAGCAGGGCGTGAAACTGGGCGGAACCCTCCGTCTCGGCGAATTCCGCTGCGTGCTTGCTGAAGGAAGCAAGGCCGAAAAGGCGTACCGGCTCCACGACATCGTCGAGCGGCACAGACACCGATACGAATTCAACAATCTCTATCGTGACTCGTTCGAACAGTCTGAAATGGCTCTTACCGGCCGGAATCCCGAACGAAACCTCGTTGAAATCGTCGAACTTCCCGCTCATCCCTGGTTCGTCGGCGTTCAATTCCATCCTGAATTCGCGTCCCGGCCGAACAAGCCGCATCCCCTGTTCAGGGACTTCGTCGGCGCCGCGGTAGAGAAATCGGCAAAAGCAAAGGCCTGA